The following proteins are encoded in a genomic region of Dehalococcoidia bacterium:
- a CDS encoding acyl-CoA dehydrogenase family protein: protein MDFAVPSQIQQAIEGVLGFVDRVVAPIEEEYRSLLEDPFALYQRDGRLVPQALQLMQQVRMASAREGHYNLFVPQELGGAGMGPIALFLVWEALYHHAGPGRLLPYQVVAHWTSGPGPHLRHLSPSARQEVLPALISGEKTSCFALTEPGAGSDAWAIKTTARREGDHWVMDGTKRWISNGPYAHHALVFAVTDPDQAARRQGGISCFLVDAHWPGYEVASVMRVYGHVGGMEAVLKFQGLRVPHDRVLGEVDRGFDIALQGVNTGRLYNCARAVGLSRWALERAVRYAQERVAFGQPIAEYQGVQWLLADSAIETYAARMMGLNCAWRVERGEAAVKETAIIKAFATEAGFRTIDRCMQVLGGIGLSNDAKLYDAWHQLRTVRIADGSAEIMRRTIARRLLRGDLSF from the coding sequence GTGGACTTTGCCGTTCCCTCCCAGATCCAGCAAGCCATCGAGGGCGTCCTGGGCTTTGTCGACCGAGTGGTGGCCCCCATAGAGGAAGAGTACAGAAGCCTTCTTGAAGACCCCTTCGCCCTCTATCAAAGGGACGGGCGCCTGGTGCCCCAGGCTCTGCAGCTCATGCAGCAGGTGCGCATGGCCTCCGCCCGCGAGGGCCACTACAACCTCTTCGTGCCCCAGGAGCTGGGCGGCGCCGGAATGGGGCCCATAGCCCTTTTCCTGGTGTGGGAGGCCCTTTACCATCACGCCGGCCCAGGCAGGCTCCTCCCCTACCAGGTGGTGGCCCACTGGACCAGCGGCCCCGGCCCCCATTTGCGGCATCTGTCCCCCTCCGCCCGTCAGGAGGTATTGCCGGCCCTCATCTCGGGAGAGAAGACTTCGTGCTTCGCCCTCACCGAGCCAGGGGCTGGCTCCGACGCTTGGGCAATAAAGACCACCGCCCGTCGCGAAGGGGACCACTGGGTTATGGACGGCACCAAGCGCTGGATCTCCAACGGCCCCTATGCCCATCACGCTCTTGTGTTTGCCGTCACCGACCCCGACCAAGCGGCGAGGCGCCAGGGAGGCATCTCCTGCTTTTTAGTGGACGCCCACTGGCCCGGCTATGAGGTGGCCTCGGTCATGCGGGTCTACGGCCACGTGGGGGGGATGGAGGCGGTGCTGAAGTTCCAGGGCCTGCGTGTGCCCCATGACAGGGTCTTGGGGGAGGTGGACAGGGGCTTCGATATTGCCCTGCAGGGTGTCAACACGGGCCGCCTCTACAACTGCGCGCGAGCGGTGGGCCTCTCCCGCTGGGCCCTGGAGCGGGCCGTCCGTTACGCCCAGGAAAGGGTGGCCTTTGGACAGCCCATCGCCGAATATCAGGGGGTGCAATGGCTCCTGGCGGACTCGGCCATCGAGACCTACGCCGCCCGCATGATGGGCCTTAACTGCGCCTGGCGCGTGGAGCGGGGGGAGGCGGCGGTGAAGGAAACGGCCATCATCAAGGCCTTTGCCACCGAGGCCGGCTTCCGCACTATCGACCGCTGTATGCAGGTGCTGGGGGGAATAGGCCTCTCCAATGATGCCAAGCTATACGATGCCTGGCATCAGCTGCGGACGGTTCGCATCGCCGACGGCTCGGCCGAGATCATGCGTCGTACCATCGCCCGCCGCCTGTTGCGGGGCGACCTGTCCTTCTAA
- the trpB gene encoding tryptophan synthase subunit beta, which produces MSALQELEEAYLWARQDPAFQAELADLLRDYAGRPTPLYWARNLSRRMGGAKIYLKREDLAHTGAHKINNALGQGLLAKRMGKRRIVAETGAGQHGVATATVCALLGLECIIYMGAEDVRRQSPNVFRMRLLGAEVRPVESGTQTLKDAINEAIRDWVTNVRTTHYLLGSAVGPHPYPMIVRDFQSVIGREAREQMLEKEGRLPDYAVACVGGGSNAIGLFHPFLDDPVNLVGVEAAGEGIDGGRHAASLVRGRPGVLHGALSYLLQDEDGQVLPTHSIAAGLDYPGVGPEHAYLKETGRAQYVAVTDAQALEGFCLLAETEGILPALEPAHAIYYAAQLARTLPHDTIILVCLSGRGDKDVAVVARALGGSILGEEL; this is translated from the coding sequence ATGTCTGCCCTGCAGGAATTGGAGGAGGCCTATCTCTGGGCCCGTCAGGATCCTGCCTTCCAGGCCGAGCTGGCGGATCTCCTGCGCGACTACGCCGGACGCCCAACCCCCCTTTATTGGGCGCGCAACCTGAGCCGACGTATGGGTGGGGCCAAGATCTACCTCAAGCGTGAGGACCTGGCCCATACGGGCGCCCACAAGATCAACAACGCCCTTGGCCAGGGGCTTCTCGCCAAGAGGATGGGCAAGAGGCGCATCGTGGCCGAGACGGGGGCAGGCCAGCACGGGGTGGCCACGGCCACCGTGTGTGCCCTGCTGGGGCTGGAGTGCATCATCTATATGGGGGCGGAGGACGTGCGCCGCCAATCCCCCAACGTCTTCCGCATGCGTCTGTTGGGGGCGGAGGTGCGCCCGGTGGAGTCAGGCACCCAGACCCTCAAGGACGCCATCAACGAGGCCATCCGCGATTGGGTCACCAACGTGCGCACCACCCACTACCTGCTAGGGAGCGCCGTCGGGCCCCACCCCTATCCCATGATAGTGCGCGATTTCCAGTCGGTCATCGGCCGGGAGGCGAGGGAGCAGATGCTAGAAAAGGAGGGACGCCTCCCGGACTACGCCGTGGCCTGTGTGGGCGGTGGCTCCAACGCCATCGGCCTCTTCCACCCCTTCTTGGACGACCCCGTAAATCTGGTGGGGGTGGAGGCAGCTGGGGAGGGGATTGATGGGGGGCGCCACGCCGCCTCCCTGGTGCGGGGTCGCCCGGGAGTCCTCCATGGCGCCCTCTCCTATCTGCTCCAGGACGAGGACGGGCAGGTGCTGCCCACCCATTCCATAGCCGCCGGCCTCGACTACCCTGGCGTGGGGCCCGAGCACGCCTACCTCAAGGAGACGGGCCGGGCCCAATACGTAGCCGTCACTGATGCCCAGGCCTTAGAGGGGTTCTGCCTTCTGGCTGAGACGGAGGGGATCCTGCCAGCACTAGAGCCTGCCCATGCCATCTACTATGCTGCCCAGCTGGCCCGCACCCTTCCTCACGATACCATCATCCTGGTATGTCTCTCGGGGAGGGGAGACAAGGACGTGGCGGTAGTAGCCCGCGCCCTGGGTGGTAGTATATTAGGCGAGGAGCTTTAG